A genomic segment from Corylus avellana chromosome ca5, CavTom2PMs-1.0 encodes:
- the LOC132182897 gene encoding 36.4 kDa proline-rich protein-like: MGKQALSYLLFLLNLATLLITSLALSNCPPCHPLPPHGGHPPHVKPPTPVKPPYPPHISPPKPPIVKPPTAHPPPNVPHPSPPYVPHPSPPYVPNPPVVPSPRPPQSPPVVPSPTPPAGNTCSIDTLKLGACVDLLGGLVHVGIGGSAKDTCCPVLQGLADLDAAVCLCTTIKAKLLNINIIVPIALQLLVDCGKTPPEGFKCPV; encoded by the coding sequence ATGGGGAAGCAAGCTCTCTCTTATCTGTTATTCCTACTAAACTTGGCCACTTTGCTTATCACTTCTCTTGCTTTATCCAACTGCCCTCCCTGTCATCCTTTGCCACCCCACGGTGGCCATCCACCACATGTTAAGCCACCCACTCCTGTGAAACCACCCTATCCGCCTCATATTTCTCCACCCAAACCACCAATTGTGAAACCTCCCACTGCACACCCACCACCTAATGTGCCTCACCCATCACCTCCTTATGTGCCCCACCCATCACCACCTTATGTGCCCAACCCACCAGTCGTGCCGTCACCTAGACCTCCACAGTCACCGCCTGTCGTGCCATCACCAACTCCACCGGCAGGAAACACGTGCTCCATTGACACTCTCAAGCTAGGCGCGTGCGTGGACTTGTTGGGTGGCCTTGTGCACGTAGGGATTGGCGGCAGTGCAAAGGACACGTGCTGCCCCGTGCTGCAAGGACTGGCGGACTTAGACGCTGCCGTTTGCCTTTGCACCACCATTAAGGCTAAGCTTCTGAATATCAACATCATCGTCCCAATTGCTCTTCAGCTTCTCGTTGACTGTGGCAAGACTCCGCCGGAGGGGTTCAAATGCCCCGTCTAG